From the Cryptomeria japonica chromosome 2, Sugi_1.0, whole genome shotgun sequence genome, one window contains:
- the LOC131049917 gene encoding disease resistance protein RUN1 isoform X2, producing the protein MNSMATTSSPIQIVNTFDEIVPSSAASSSATPLLRPPASFDVFINHCGVDAKYTLATTIFHKLTALGLSVFLDGHSLHLGDVIPAQIQEAIRTATLHIAIFSVKYADSPWCLAELSSMLKTGNRIIPVFYHVDPSDLRWVAQGNGIYARAFSQHLEKSRYSQKKLDEWKMALENASLRSGCVIRDSRDEAMQLKNIVNIVSKELGKVPFLVADKPVGLDDIVLDFEETVESGHNVQIVGIVGMGGAGKTTLAKELYNRKSPSFQYSSFVFAVRDAASKNALHEKQKRLLEDLGVHGLAFDNIEGGKAILANRLRSVPALIVLDDVDHGSQLNALLPTKDGLAPGSLVIVTTRELHLLARWSSTIYRIKALDPLHANELFCWHAFLQSHSQEGFENIVEKFLLACNGLPLSLEVFGGLVYGKSKDYWKSQLDKIVRILPEDIKARLNVSYNSLDEEEKEMFMDVACFLIGRKKSWAIEVWDESGWNGLYGWETLFNKCLVNVDMEDNIIMHDHLRDLGRQLAGRHPPFRVWHEEQIIDIQKQIMGVHSGGHSFWGLATQFLSCPLFFLVPEIHNDIQGGMSIRGIDAARFEYTDEPLRQRSACFELIGSLSNRCFGIPPPSSLGLKFFSGREEQFIKYFGTPLEGPVCLSLDEFKGRKIQSWSLRNLRILELIKAHCLVQLWDNSDLRELCIDEARKLQRIPNSIGRLQGLKCINISYCESLEDLPEEFCNLQSLEWLKLSHCSRLSSLPSRLGDLINLRYLDLEEFKKLQTLPDSFKQLRHLQHLNLHGCEELTLRSDMLESIGNLEYLNFEGCWKVEQLPNQITHQVCLRELHVKHTSIREVPSDIGELRKLEVLDIGSRFLTSLPYSLGNLSSLTRLELSNCKMLNCLPDFSGPLNMLKRISIYSTSVSTISISGDSCPSLEHIVLDNNDHLVDIQSLPTSVRRLEVSDCKTLKKATGLGGLANLQILWIESCPELNELPSFAELHSLKEIYIRYCDEIVEIEGLEKSRSLETLEVVQTSWKSQGIQSLEGLEKLKRLVMVAENRSALRPCIQTIKKWPGEMVICGRAVSGAESALDSLSFPTLSIVRSLEKTSLLNQWKVECRKMHASDAAVVCFLVNSITDCRCWLYNLYFSYFSGWTSMRLKEGKWVLVGVLRQGCGDIVSATAEIWGGEGDEVERGILLVGEEGIVLETFTRLWTLFI; encoded by the exons ATGAATTCCATGGCCACTACGTCTTCACCTATCCAGATTGTAAATACTTTTGACGAGATTGTGCCCTCATCTGCCGCTTCCTCCTCCGCCACACCTCTTCTCCGTCCTCCTGCTTCTTTCGATGTTTTCATCAACCATTGCGGAGTTGATGCCAAATACACCCTCGCCACCACCATCTTCCATAAACTTACGGCTCTCGGACTCTCCGTCTTTCTGGATGGCCATTCCCTTCATTTGGGTGATGTCATTCCAGCACAAATCCAAGAGGCCATTCGAACTGCTACACTTCATATTGCCATTTTCTCTGTTAAGTATGCCGATTCCCCTTGGTGTTTAGCAGAGCTTTCCTCTATGCTTAAGACGGGTAACAGAATTATTCCTGTCTTCTATCATGTCGACCCTTCCGATCTGCGTTGGGTGGCTCAAGGAAATGGAATCTATGCACGTGCGTTTTCCCAACATCTGGAGAAGAGCAGATACTCTCAGAAAAAGCTTGATGAGTGGAAGATGGCACTCGAGAATGCTTCTCTTCGTTCTGGCTGCGTGATCAGGGATAGTAG AGATGAGGCGATGCAGTTGAAGAATATTGTAAATATTGTATCCAAGGAATTGGGAAAGGTGCCCTTTCTGGTGGCCGACAAACCCGTTGGACTGGATGATATCGTACTGGATTTTGAAGAAACTGTGGAGAGTGGGCACAATGTTCAAATTGTTGGGATTGTGGGAATGGGTGGAGCGGGTAAAACCACGCTTGCTAAAGAGTTGTATAACAGGAAATCCCCATCCTTCCAATATTCCAGTTTTGTATTTGCAGTGCGAGATGCTGCAAGCAAAAATGCTTTGCATGAGAAGCAAAAAAGGCTTCTTGAGGATCTTGGTGTCCATGGCTTAGCATTCGATAACATTGAAGGAGGCAAGGCTATTCTGGCAAATCGGTTGAGATCTGTTCCTGCGCTCATCGTTTTAGATGACGTGGATCATGGAAGCCAACTGAATGCTCTGTTACCAACTAAGGATGGCCTTGCACCTGGCAGTCTTGTCATTGTTACAACACGCGAGTTACATCTCCTAGCAAGATGGAGCTCAACTATATATAGAATCAAGGCATTGGATCCCCTTCACGCAAATGAACTTTTTTGTTGGCATGCATTTTTACAGTCCCATTCACAAGAGGGATTTGAAAATATTGTTGAAAAGTTTTTGCTAGCTTGCAATGGCTTGCCTTTGTCCCTTGAGGTATTTGGAGGACTAGTTTATGGCAAATCGAAGGACTATTGGAAATCTCAACTAGATAAGATTGTCAGAATTTTGCCAGAAGATATTAAAGCAAGGTTGAATGTCAGCTACAATTCACTagatgaagaagagaaagagaTGTTTATGGATGTGGCTTGTTTTCTCATTGGCAGAAAGAAAAGCTGGGCCATTGAAGTATGGGATGAATCTGGATGGAATGGCTTGTATGGGTGGGAGACACTTTTTAACAAGTGTCTGGTTAATGTGGATATGGAAGATAATATAATAATGCATGATCATCTAAGGGATTTGGGAAGGCAACTTGCAGGTAGACATCCACCTTTTCGTGTTTGGCATGAAGAGCAAATAATTGATATACAGAAACAAATTATG GGTGTTCATTCTGGAGGCCATTCGTTCTGGGGGCTGGCAACACAATTTTTATCTTGCCCGTTGTTCTTTCTGGTACCTGAAATTCATAATGATATACAG GGAGGAATGTCTATTAGAGGGATAGATGCTGCTCGATTTGAATATACTGACGAGCCATTGCGTCAGAGAAGCGCCTGCTTTGAGCTCATAGGATCCCTTTCAAACAGATGTTTTGGGATCCCTCCACCTTCCTCGCTCGGATTAAAATTTTTTTCTGGCAGAGAAGAACAGTTTATCAAATATTTTGGCACACCATTGGAGGGCCCTGTCTGCCTTAGTTTGGATGAGTTCAAGGGGAGAAAAATTCAGTCATGGTCACTCAGAAATTTAAGAATTTTGGAGCTCATCAAAGCTCATTGCTTAGTACAATTATGGGATAATTCAGAT TTAAGAGAACTGTGTATCGACGAGGCCCGTAAATTACAAAGGATTCCAAACTCAATAGGACGTCTACAGGGATTGAAATGCATAAATATCTCTTATTGTGAATCACTGGAGGATCTCCCTGAAGAGTTTTGCAATCTCCAATCACTGGAGTGGCTGAAATTATCTCATTGTTCAAGGCTGTCTTCACTGCCTAGCCGTTTGGGGGATCTGATAAACCTGCGGTATCTAGATTTGGAGGAGTTCAAGAAGCTGCAGACATTGCCAGATTCTTTTAAGCAGCTGAGACACCTTCAACATCTCAATTTACATGGTTGTGAGGAACTCACCTTGAGATCCGACATGCTGGAAAGCATAGGTAACCTGGAGTATTTGAACTTTGAGGGATGTTGGAAGGTGGAACAATTGCCAAATCAAATCACACATCAAGTGTGTTTGAGAGAGCTCCATGTTAAGCACACAAGCATAAGGGAGGTTCCGAGTGACATTGGCGAACTCAGAAAATTGGAAGTGCTGGATATAGGAAGTCGGTTCTTGACCAGCTTGCCGTACTCTCTTGGAAATCTGTCTAGTTTGACTCGACTAGAACTCAGTAATTGTAAAATGTTGAATTGTTTACCGGACTTTTCGGGGCCTCTAAATATGCTCAAGAGGATATCAATATATTCCACGAGTGTGTCAACAATATCAATAAGTGGAGACAGCTGTCCCAGCCTTGAACATATCGTCCTTGACAATAATGATCATCTAGTGGATATCCAAAGCCTGCCAACGTCAGTGCGGAGGCTAGAGGTATCTGACTGTAAAACGCTGAAAAAGGCAACGGGACTTGGCGGCCTAGCAAATCTTCAAATCCTTTGGATAGAGAGTTGTCCGGAGTTAAATGAGCTCCCAAGTTTTGCAGAATTACATTCCCTCAAAGAGATCTATATAAGATATTGCGACGAAATAGTGGAAATCGAAGGGCTAGAGAAGTCGAGGTCATTGGAGACATTAGAGGTAGTACAGACGTCATGGAAGTCCCAAGGCATACAAAGTTTGGAGGGGTTGGAGAAATTGAAGAGACTTGTGATGGTAGCAGAGAACAGATCAGCTCTTCGACCCTGCATTCAAACTATAAAG AAATGGCCAGGCGAGATGGTGATATGTGGAAGGGCAGTGAGTGGTGCAGAGTCAGCGTTGGATTCTCTTTCCTTTCCCACCCTTTCCATTGTTCGCTCATTGGAGAAGACATCTCTTCTAAATCAGTGGAAGGTAGAATGTAGGAAGATGCATGCTTCTGATGCGGCCGTCGTTTGTTTCCTTGTAAATTCAATTACAGATTGTAGATGCTGGCTCTACAATCTCTATTTTAGTTATTTTAGTGGTTGGACAAGTATGCGATTGAAGGAGGGGAAATGGGTGTTAGTAGGTGTGTTGAGACAAGGTTGTGGGGATATTGTAAGTGCGACAGCTGAAATATGGGGTGGAGAAGGTGATGAGGTAGAGAGAGGAATATTGTTGGTGGGAGAAGAAGGGATAGTGTTAGAGACATTTACACGGTTGTGGACATTATTCATCTAA
- the LOC131049917 gene encoding disease resistance protein RPV1 isoform X1, whose product MNSMATTSSPIQIVNTFDEIVPSSAASSSATPLLRPPASFDVFINHCGVDAKYTLATTIFHKLTALGLSVFLDGHSLHLGDVIPAQIQEAIRTATLHIAIFSVKYADSPWCLAELSSMLKTGNRIIPVFYHVDPSDLRWVAQGNGIYARAFSQHLEKSRYSQKKLDEWKMALENASLRSGCVIRDSRDEAMQLKNIVNIVSKELGKVPFLVADKPVGLDDIVLDFEETVESGHNVQIVGIVGMGGAGKTTLAKELYNRKSPSFQYSSFVFAVRDAASKNALHEKQKRLLEDLGVHGLAFDNIEGGKAILANRLRSVPALIVLDDVDHGSQLNALLPTKDGLAPGSLVIVTTRELHLLARWSSTIYRIKALDPLHANELFCWHAFLQSHSQEGFENIVEKFLLACNGLPLSLEVFGGLVYGKSKDYWKSQLDKIVRILPEDIKARLNVSYNSLDEEEKEMFMDVACFLIGRKKSWAIEVWDESGWNGLYGWETLFNKCLVNVDMEDNIIMHDHLRDLGRQLAGRHPPFRVWHEEQIIDIQKQIMGVHSGGHSFWGLATQFLSCPLFFLVPEIHNDIQGGMSIRGIDAARFEYTDEPLRQRSACFELIGSLSNRCFGIPPPSSLGLKFFSGREEQFIKYFGTPLEGPVCLSLDEFKGRKIQSWSLRNLRILELIKAHCLVQLWDNSDPPLQLRELCIDEARKLQRIPNSIGRLQGLKCINISYCESLEDLPEEFCNLQSLEWLKLSHCSRLSSLPSRLGDLINLRYLDLEEFKKLQTLPDSFKQLRHLQHLNLHGCEELTLRSDMLESIGNLEYLNFEGCWKVEQLPNQITHQVCLRELHVKHTSIREVPSDIGELRKLEVLDIGSRFLTSLPYSLGNLSSLTRLELSNCKMLNCLPDFSGPLNMLKRISIYSTSVSTISISGDSCPSLEHIVLDNNDHLVDIQSLPTSVRRLEVSDCKTLKKATGLGGLANLQILWIESCPELNELPSFAELHSLKEIYIRYCDEIVEIEGLEKSRSLETLEVVQTSWKSQGIQSLEGLEKLKRLVMVAENRSALRPCIQTIKKWPGEMVICGRAVSGAESALDSLSFPTLSIVRSLEKTSLLNQWKVECRKMHASDAAVVCFLVNSITDCRCWLYNLYFSYFSGWTSMRLKEGKWVLVGVLRQGCGDIVSATAEIWGGEGDEVERGILLVGEEGIVLETFTRLWTLFI is encoded by the exons ATGAATTCCATGGCCACTACGTCTTCACCTATCCAGATTGTAAATACTTTTGACGAGATTGTGCCCTCATCTGCCGCTTCCTCCTCCGCCACACCTCTTCTCCGTCCTCCTGCTTCTTTCGATGTTTTCATCAACCATTGCGGAGTTGATGCCAAATACACCCTCGCCACCACCATCTTCCATAAACTTACGGCTCTCGGACTCTCCGTCTTTCTGGATGGCCATTCCCTTCATTTGGGTGATGTCATTCCAGCACAAATCCAAGAGGCCATTCGAACTGCTACACTTCATATTGCCATTTTCTCTGTTAAGTATGCCGATTCCCCTTGGTGTTTAGCAGAGCTTTCCTCTATGCTTAAGACGGGTAACAGAATTATTCCTGTCTTCTATCATGTCGACCCTTCCGATCTGCGTTGGGTGGCTCAAGGAAATGGAATCTATGCACGTGCGTTTTCCCAACATCTGGAGAAGAGCAGATACTCTCAGAAAAAGCTTGATGAGTGGAAGATGGCACTCGAGAATGCTTCTCTTCGTTCTGGCTGCGTGATCAGGGATAGTAG AGATGAGGCGATGCAGTTGAAGAATATTGTAAATATTGTATCCAAGGAATTGGGAAAGGTGCCCTTTCTGGTGGCCGACAAACCCGTTGGACTGGATGATATCGTACTGGATTTTGAAGAAACTGTGGAGAGTGGGCACAATGTTCAAATTGTTGGGATTGTGGGAATGGGTGGAGCGGGTAAAACCACGCTTGCTAAAGAGTTGTATAACAGGAAATCCCCATCCTTCCAATATTCCAGTTTTGTATTTGCAGTGCGAGATGCTGCAAGCAAAAATGCTTTGCATGAGAAGCAAAAAAGGCTTCTTGAGGATCTTGGTGTCCATGGCTTAGCATTCGATAACATTGAAGGAGGCAAGGCTATTCTGGCAAATCGGTTGAGATCTGTTCCTGCGCTCATCGTTTTAGATGACGTGGATCATGGAAGCCAACTGAATGCTCTGTTACCAACTAAGGATGGCCTTGCACCTGGCAGTCTTGTCATTGTTACAACACGCGAGTTACATCTCCTAGCAAGATGGAGCTCAACTATATATAGAATCAAGGCATTGGATCCCCTTCACGCAAATGAACTTTTTTGTTGGCATGCATTTTTACAGTCCCATTCACAAGAGGGATTTGAAAATATTGTTGAAAAGTTTTTGCTAGCTTGCAATGGCTTGCCTTTGTCCCTTGAGGTATTTGGAGGACTAGTTTATGGCAAATCGAAGGACTATTGGAAATCTCAACTAGATAAGATTGTCAGAATTTTGCCAGAAGATATTAAAGCAAGGTTGAATGTCAGCTACAATTCACTagatgaagaagagaaagagaTGTTTATGGATGTGGCTTGTTTTCTCATTGGCAGAAAGAAAAGCTGGGCCATTGAAGTATGGGATGAATCTGGATGGAATGGCTTGTATGGGTGGGAGACACTTTTTAACAAGTGTCTGGTTAATGTGGATATGGAAGATAATATAATAATGCATGATCATCTAAGGGATTTGGGAAGGCAACTTGCAGGTAGACATCCACCTTTTCGTGTTTGGCATGAAGAGCAAATAATTGATATACAGAAACAAATTATG GGTGTTCATTCTGGAGGCCATTCGTTCTGGGGGCTGGCAACACAATTTTTATCTTGCCCGTTGTTCTTTCTGGTACCTGAAATTCATAATGATATACAG GGAGGAATGTCTATTAGAGGGATAGATGCTGCTCGATTTGAATATACTGACGAGCCATTGCGTCAGAGAAGCGCCTGCTTTGAGCTCATAGGATCCCTTTCAAACAGATGTTTTGGGATCCCTCCACCTTCCTCGCTCGGATTAAAATTTTTTTCTGGCAGAGAAGAACAGTTTATCAAATATTTTGGCACACCATTGGAGGGCCCTGTCTGCCTTAGTTTGGATGAGTTCAAGGGGAGAAAAATTCAGTCATGGTCACTCAGAAATTTAAGAATTTTGGAGCTCATCAAAGCTCATTGCTTAGTACAATTATGGGATAATTCAGAT CCTCCTTTGCAGTTAAGAGAACTGTGTATCGACGAGGCCCGTAAATTACAAAGGATTCCAAACTCAATAGGACGTCTACAGGGATTGAAATGCATAAATATCTCTTATTGTGAATCACTGGAGGATCTCCCTGAAGAGTTTTGCAATCTCCAATCACTGGAGTGGCTGAAATTATCTCATTGTTCAAGGCTGTCTTCACTGCCTAGCCGTTTGGGGGATCTGATAAACCTGCGGTATCTAGATTTGGAGGAGTTCAAGAAGCTGCAGACATTGCCAGATTCTTTTAAGCAGCTGAGACACCTTCAACATCTCAATTTACATGGTTGTGAGGAACTCACCTTGAGATCCGACATGCTGGAAAGCATAGGTAACCTGGAGTATTTGAACTTTGAGGGATGTTGGAAGGTGGAACAATTGCCAAATCAAATCACACATCAAGTGTGTTTGAGAGAGCTCCATGTTAAGCACACAAGCATAAGGGAGGTTCCGAGTGACATTGGCGAACTCAGAAAATTGGAAGTGCTGGATATAGGAAGTCGGTTCTTGACCAGCTTGCCGTACTCTCTTGGAAATCTGTCTAGTTTGACTCGACTAGAACTCAGTAATTGTAAAATGTTGAATTGTTTACCGGACTTTTCGGGGCCTCTAAATATGCTCAAGAGGATATCAATATATTCCACGAGTGTGTCAACAATATCAATAAGTGGAGACAGCTGTCCCAGCCTTGAACATATCGTCCTTGACAATAATGATCATCTAGTGGATATCCAAAGCCTGCCAACGTCAGTGCGGAGGCTAGAGGTATCTGACTGTAAAACGCTGAAAAAGGCAACGGGACTTGGCGGCCTAGCAAATCTTCAAATCCTTTGGATAGAGAGTTGTCCGGAGTTAAATGAGCTCCCAAGTTTTGCAGAATTACATTCCCTCAAAGAGATCTATATAAGATATTGCGACGAAATAGTGGAAATCGAAGGGCTAGAGAAGTCGAGGTCATTGGAGACATTAGAGGTAGTACAGACGTCATGGAAGTCCCAAGGCATACAAAGTTTGGAGGGGTTGGAGAAATTGAAGAGACTTGTGATGGTAGCAGAGAACAGATCAGCTCTTCGACCCTGCATTCAAACTATAAAG AAATGGCCAGGCGAGATGGTGATATGTGGAAGGGCAGTGAGTGGTGCAGAGTCAGCGTTGGATTCTCTTTCCTTTCCCACCCTTTCCATTGTTCGCTCATTGGAGAAGACATCTCTTCTAAATCAGTGGAAGGTAGAATGTAGGAAGATGCATGCTTCTGATGCGGCCGTCGTTTGTTTCCTTGTAAATTCAATTACAGATTGTAGATGCTGGCTCTACAATCTCTATTTTAGTTATTTTAGTGGTTGGACAAGTATGCGATTGAAGGAGGGGAAATGGGTGTTAGTAGGTGTGTTGAGACAAGGTTGTGGGGATATTGTAAGTGCGACAGCTGAAATATGGGGTGGAGAAGGTGATGAGGTAGAGAGAGGAATATTGTTGGTGGGAGAAGAAGGGATAGTGTTAGAGACATTTACACGGTTGTGGACATTATTCATCTAA
- the LOC131049917 gene encoding disease resistance protein RUN1 isoform X3, with the protein MNSMATTSSPIQIVNTFDEIVPSSAASSSATPLLRPPASFDVFINHCGVDAKYTLATTIFHKLTALGLSVFLDGHSLHLGDVIPAQIQEAIRTATLHIAIFSVKYADSPWCLAELSSMLKTGNRIIPVFYHVDPSDLRWVAQGNGIYARAFSQHLEKSRYSQKKLDEWKMALENASLRSGCVIRDSRDEAMQLKNIVNIVSKELGKVPFLVADKPVGLDDIVLDFEETVESGHNVQIVGIVGMGGAGKTTLAKELYNRKSPSFQYSSFVFAVRDAASKNALHEKQKRLLEDLGVHGLAFDNIEGGKAILANRLRSVPALIVLDDVDHGSQLNALLPTKDGLAPGSLVIVTTRELHLLARWSSTIYRIKALDPLHANELFCWHAFLQSHSQEGFENIVEKFLLACNGLPLSLEVFGGLVYGKSKDYWKSQLDKIVRILPEDIKARLNVSYNSLDEEEKEMFMDVACFLIGRKKSWAIEVWDESGWNGLYGWETLFNKCLVNVDMEDNIIMHDHLRDLGRQLAGRHPPFRVWHEEQIIDIQKQIMGGMSIRGIDAARFEYTDEPLRQRSACFELIGSLSNRCFGIPPPSSLGLKFFSGREEQFIKYFGTPLEGPVCLSLDEFKGRKIQSWSLRNLRILELIKAHCLVQLWDNSDPPLQLRELCIDEARKLQRIPNSIGRLQGLKCINISYCESLEDLPEEFCNLQSLEWLKLSHCSRLSSLPSRLGDLINLRYLDLEEFKKLQTLPDSFKQLRHLQHLNLHGCEELTLRSDMLESIGNLEYLNFEGCWKVEQLPNQITHQVCLRELHVKHTSIREVPSDIGELRKLEVLDIGSRFLTSLPYSLGNLSSLTRLELSNCKMLNCLPDFSGPLNMLKRISIYSTSVSTISISGDSCPSLEHIVLDNNDHLVDIQSLPTSVRRLEVSDCKTLKKATGLGGLANLQILWIESCPELNELPSFAELHSLKEIYIRYCDEIVEIEGLEKSRSLETLEVVQTSWKSQGIQSLEGLEKLKRLVMVAENRSALRPCIQTIKKWPGEMVICGRAVSGAESALDSLSFPTLSIVRSLEKTSLLNQWKVECRKMHASDAAVVCFLVNSITDCRCWLYNLYFSYFSGWTSMRLKEGKWVLVGVLRQGCGDIVSATAEIWGGEGDEVERGILLVGEEGIVLETFTRLWTLFI; encoded by the exons ATGAATTCCATGGCCACTACGTCTTCACCTATCCAGATTGTAAATACTTTTGACGAGATTGTGCCCTCATCTGCCGCTTCCTCCTCCGCCACACCTCTTCTCCGTCCTCCTGCTTCTTTCGATGTTTTCATCAACCATTGCGGAGTTGATGCCAAATACACCCTCGCCACCACCATCTTCCATAAACTTACGGCTCTCGGACTCTCCGTCTTTCTGGATGGCCATTCCCTTCATTTGGGTGATGTCATTCCAGCACAAATCCAAGAGGCCATTCGAACTGCTACACTTCATATTGCCATTTTCTCTGTTAAGTATGCCGATTCCCCTTGGTGTTTAGCAGAGCTTTCCTCTATGCTTAAGACGGGTAACAGAATTATTCCTGTCTTCTATCATGTCGACCCTTCCGATCTGCGTTGGGTGGCTCAAGGAAATGGAATCTATGCACGTGCGTTTTCCCAACATCTGGAGAAGAGCAGATACTCTCAGAAAAAGCTTGATGAGTGGAAGATGGCACTCGAGAATGCTTCTCTTCGTTCTGGCTGCGTGATCAGGGATAGTAG AGATGAGGCGATGCAGTTGAAGAATATTGTAAATATTGTATCCAAGGAATTGGGAAAGGTGCCCTTTCTGGTGGCCGACAAACCCGTTGGACTGGATGATATCGTACTGGATTTTGAAGAAACTGTGGAGAGTGGGCACAATGTTCAAATTGTTGGGATTGTGGGAATGGGTGGAGCGGGTAAAACCACGCTTGCTAAAGAGTTGTATAACAGGAAATCCCCATCCTTCCAATATTCCAGTTTTGTATTTGCAGTGCGAGATGCTGCAAGCAAAAATGCTTTGCATGAGAAGCAAAAAAGGCTTCTTGAGGATCTTGGTGTCCATGGCTTAGCATTCGATAACATTGAAGGAGGCAAGGCTATTCTGGCAAATCGGTTGAGATCTGTTCCTGCGCTCATCGTTTTAGATGACGTGGATCATGGAAGCCAACTGAATGCTCTGTTACCAACTAAGGATGGCCTTGCACCTGGCAGTCTTGTCATTGTTACAACACGCGAGTTACATCTCCTAGCAAGATGGAGCTCAACTATATATAGAATCAAGGCATTGGATCCCCTTCACGCAAATGAACTTTTTTGTTGGCATGCATTTTTACAGTCCCATTCACAAGAGGGATTTGAAAATATTGTTGAAAAGTTTTTGCTAGCTTGCAATGGCTTGCCTTTGTCCCTTGAGGTATTTGGAGGACTAGTTTATGGCAAATCGAAGGACTATTGGAAATCTCAACTAGATAAGATTGTCAGAATTTTGCCAGAAGATATTAAAGCAAGGTTGAATGTCAGCTACAATTCACTagatgaagaagagaaagagaTGTTTATGGATGTGGCTTGTTTTCTCATTGGCAGAAAGAAAAGCTGGGCCATTGAAGTATGGGATGAATCTGGATGGAATGGCTTGTATGGGTGGGAGACACTTTTTAACAAGTGTCTGGTTAATGTGGATATGGAAGATAATATAATAATGCATGATCATCTAAGGGATTTGGGAAGGCAACTTGCAGGTAGACATCCACCTTTTCGTGTTTGGCATGAAGAGCAAATAATTGATATACAGAAACAAATTATG GGAGGAATGTCTATTAGAGGGATAGATGCTGCTCGATTTGAATATACTGACGAGCCATTGCGTCAGAGAAGCGCCTGCTTTGAGCTCATAGGATCCCTTTCAAACAGATGTTTTGGGATCCCTCCACCTTCCTCGCTCGGATTAAAATTTTTTTCTGGCAGAGAAGAACAGTTTATCAAATATTTTGGCACACCATTGGAGGGCCCTGTCTGCCTTAGTTTGGATGAGTTCAAGGGGAGAAAAATTCAGTCATGGTCACTCAGAAATTTAAGAATTTTGGAGCTCATCAAAGCTCATTGCTTAGTACAATTATGGGATAATTCAGAT CCTCCTTTGCAGTTAAGAGAACTGTGTATCGACGAGGCCCGTAAATTACAAAGGATTCCAAACTCAATAGGACGTCTACAGGGATTGAAATGCATAAATATCTCTTATTGTGAATCACTGGAGGATCTCCCTGAAGAGTTTTGCAATCTCCAATCACTGGAGTGGCTGAAATTATCTCATTGTTCAAGGCTGTCTTCACTGCCTAGCCGTTTGGGGGATCTGATAAACCTGCGGTATCTAGATTTGGAGGAGTTCAAGAAGCTGCAGACATTGCCAGATTCTTTTAAGCAGCTGAGACACCTTCAACATCTCAATTTACATGGTTGTGAGGAACTCACCTTGAGATCCGACATGCTGGAAAGCATAGGTAACCTGGAGTATTTGAACTTTGAGGGATGTTGGAAGGTGGAACAATTGCCAAATCAAATCACACATCAAGTGTGTTTGAGAGAGCTCCATGTTAAGCACACAAGCATAAGGGAGGTTCCGAGTGACATTGGCGAACTCAGAAAATTGGAAGTGCTGGATATAGGAAGTCGGTTCTTGACCAGCTTGCCGTACTCTCTTGGAAATCTGTCTAGTTTGACTCGACTAGAACTCAGTAATTGTAAAATGTTGAATTGTTTACCGGACTTTTCGGGGCCTCTAAATATGCTCAAGAGGATATCAATATATTCCACGAGTGTGTCAACAATATCAATAAGTGGAGACAGCTGTCCCAGCCTTGAACATATCGTCCTTGACAATAATGATCATCTAGTGGATATCCAAAGCCTGCCAACGTCAGTGCGGAGGCTAGAGGTATCTGACTGTAAAACGCTGAAAAAGGCAACGGGACTTGGCGGCCTAGCAAATCTTCAAATCCTTTGGATAGAGAGTTGTCCGGAGTTAAATGAGCTCCCAAGTTTTGCAGAATTACATTCCCTCAAAGAGATCTATATAAGATATTGCGACGAAATAGTGGAAATCGAAGGGCTAGAGAAGTCGAGGTCATTGGAGACATTAGAGGTAGTACAGACGTCATGGAAGTCCCAAGGCATACAAAGTTTGGAGGGGTTGGAGAAATTGAAGAGACTTGTGATGGTAGCAGAGAACAGATCAGCTCTTCGACCCTGCATTCAAACTATAAAG AAATGGCCAGGCGAGATGGTGATATGTGGAAGGGCAGTGAGTGGTGCAGAGTCAGCGTTGGATTCTCTTTCCTTTCCCACCCTTTCCATTGTTCGCTCATTGGAGAAGACATCTCTTCTAAATCAGTGGAAGGTAGAATGTAGGAAGATGCATGCTTCTGATGCGGCCGTCGTTTGTTTCCTTGTAAATTCAATTACAGATTGTAGATGCTGGCTCTACAATCTCTATTTTAGTTATTTTAGTGGTTGGACAAGTATGCGATTGAAGGAGGGGAAATGGGTGTTAGTAGGTGTGTTGAGACAAGGTTGTGGGGATATTGTAAGTGCGACAGCTGAAATATGGGGTGGAGAAGGTGATGAGGTAGAGAGAGGAATATTGTTGGTGGGAGAAGAAGGGATAGTGTTAGAGACATTTACACGGTTGTGGACATTATTCATCTAA